ATCGAAAACAAAATTACCGAGCGCACAAAAGCGATTCTGCCGGTACATGTGTTTGGCCAGCCCGCCAATATGGACGAGATTCTCAAAATTGCCCGAAAGTACAATTTGCCGGTACTGGAAGATGCTTGCGAGGCAATCGGCGCAAAATGGAACGGGAAATTGGCCGGCAGCTTTGGGACAGCAGGCGTATTCGCCTTTTATCCGAATAAGCAGGTGACGACGGGGGAAGGCGGTATCATCGTTACGGATGACGAAGAACTAGCGGCCGTTTGCTACAGTTTGCGCAATCAGGGACGAGGAAACGATGTGCAATGGCTTTCACACATTCGCCTGGGCTTCAATTATCGTCTGGATGAGATGAGTGCGGCCTTGGGAACTGCACAAATGAAGCGGATTGAAGAGATTTTGAAAAAGCGGCAGCAAGTCGCAGCCATGTATTTGGAAAAGTTGCGGGATATACCGGAAATCATACTGCCGACGATTGATGCGCGGGCAGAAATGAGCTGGTTTGTCTTTGTGATTCGCTTTATCGAAGGAATTCAACGGAATCAAATGATGGAAGGCTTATTGAAACGCGGAATCGGGTGCCGCCCCTATTTTACCCCCATCCATTTGCAGCCGTTTTATGTCGAACAGTTTGGATATCAAACCGGGGACTTTCCGGTTACGGAACGAGTATCACAGAGTACATTGGCACTTCCGTTTTACAACCGCCTGACCGAACAGGAAGTGGATCAAGTGATCCGTGCGATTCGTGAGGAGCTACAAATATTCAGATAATGGATACCATTTTGGGGGTTGGGGGCAATGTACAAGAACGACCAGATGCAACCAAAGCAGCACAAGATTTTGATAGTTGGAGCGGGTGATGCAGGTGTTTTGGTGGCAAAGGAGCTGCAGAACACCAAATCAAGGATGACACCGGTAGCATTTGTCGATGACGATCCTGCAAAACATCATCGCAGCGTGTTTGGCCTGCCGATCGTCGGCGGATGTGGACAGATCATCGAAGTCGTTCAGAATTTGAATATCGACACAATTGTAGTAGCGATTCCGTCCGCATCGCGGGAGAAAATATCAAACATACTCAATATCTGTTATCAGACATCTGCCACAGTCAAGATTCTGCCAAGTGTATCGGAATGGATCGTCGGCAAGAATACAACCGAATTGATTCGTGAGGTGTCGATGGAGGATTTGTTGGGGAGAGAGCCGATTCAAGTCAATTTAACGGAAGTTTCCGGTTATATTGCAGGCCAGACGGTACTCGTGACAGGTGCAGGAGGCTCGATCGGCTCGGAGATCTGTCGGCAAATCGCACACTTGGCGCCAAATACACTGCTGCTCCTCGGTCATGGGGAAACTAGTATTTTTCAAATTGATCTGGAATTGCGCAATGCGTTCCCGAATTTGTCGATCATACCGATCATTGCTGATATTCAAAATCTGTCGGCGATCCGGCAAGTGTTTCATGCGTATGGCCCGAATGTCGTGTTTCATGCGGCCGCACACAAGCACGTAACGTTGATGGAAATGAATCCGTTGGAAGCGATCAAGAACAATGTACTTGGAACACGAAACGTAGCGCAATGCGCACATGAGACAAAGGGATCCCATTTTGTCATGATATCCTCTGACAAGGCGGTCAATCCCACAAGCGTCATGGGGGCGACGAAACGATTGGCCGAGTTGGTGATTCAAAGTTATAACGAAAGAAGTGAGACCAAATTCTCTGCGGTGCGCTTTGGAAATGTGCTTGGCAGCCGCGGCAGTGTGATTCCTGTTTTCAAACAGCAGATTCAAAAAGGCGGCCCGGTTACCGTTACACACCCGGAAATGGTGCGTTACTTCATGACGATCAAAGAAGCCGTACAATTAGTGATTCAGGCGGGAGCACTTGCGAAAGGGGGAGAGATTTTCATTCTCGATATGGGCCGGCCTGTTAAAATTGTGGATCTTGCAAAGGATTTAATCCGCTTGTCCGGCTTTCGGCCCGATATTGACATTCCGATCTCTTTTACCGGCATTCGTCCGGGAGAAAAGCTATTCGAAGAGTTGTTGACAAATGAAGAGGGCATTTCGGCTACCAAGCACAATACGATCTTTGTCAGCAAGCCATCCGGATATTGCAAAGAAAGCACAAGTGAATTTATCTCAATTTTCGAATCGCTTTCGGAAAACACCTATAGCAGAAAAACTCCGGAGGAAATTAAACAGTTGATTTTCTTATATGTGCCGGAATTATATCAAACTGCCGGATCTGCACTCTTTGATATCACACATACTCTGTCAATGTAGGAGGGAAAAAGAGATTTGTGAAAAAGGCTGCTTTTGTTGCTTCCACGTATCGACATATTCAAGCATTTCATATGCCGTATTTGCTTCTTTTACAACGATATGGCTATGAAATTCATGTGTTTGCAAGGGAGGACGAGGCGAAACGGATCATTCGGGACGCGAATGTCATGTGCCATGATATTCCGATTCAACGAAGCCCTTTCCATTGGGAAAACTGGAGGGCGTTTCGTGAACTCCTGAAAAGATTCCATGCAGAATCCTTTGACTTGGTACACGTACACACTCCGGTAGCCGGTATTTTGGGGAGAGCGGCTGCCGGGCTGTCAAATGTGCCGAATGTTCTATATACCGCTCACGGGTTTCACTTTTTTCGCGGTGCGCCGCTTTTGCATTGGATCCTGTATTATCCTTTGGAATATTTGATGGCACGCTTGACTGACCATTTGATTGTAATCAATGAAGAAGACTATGATCTGGCACAGCGTTTGCCAGTGCGCGGACAGGTGCATTATGTACCCGGCGTCGGCCTGGATGTCGCTTCCTATCAACTCCAGGATGGCGATGGGGCGCGCCAACGTCTGCGCAAAGAACTCGGCATTTGCAAAGAAGACTTTGTGATCGTTTGTATCGCCGAGTTTACTGCGAACAAAAATCAGATGCAGTTAATACATGCGGTTCGCCTGTTGAAAACGCGTGGGAAACATGTGAAATGCCTGTTGGTGGGACAAGGGGAAACGCAACGGCAGGTTCGCGAACAGGCAAAACGGCAGGGACTGGAGTCTGACGTATTTTTCTTGGGAACCCGTTTGGATATTGCTGAGATTTTGGCCGCAGCTGATGTCTGTGCACTTGTCTCCCTGCGCGAGGGGCTGCCGCGTTCCTTGATGGAAGCGATGGCTTGCGGCAAACCGATCGTGGCGACACGTATACGCGGCAACCGGAATCTGGTGGTTCATGAAGAAACAGGATTTCTTGTAACGCCAGGAAATGCGCAGGAAACGGCAGATGCCATGGTGCGACTGCATGCTTCGCCGGAACTTTGTGCCACGATGGGACGAAAAAGCAAGATCCTGTCAAAATCTCTCGATTTGTCTGTAATTCTAGCGAAGATGGAGCGTATATATCTATCGTAAGATATGTTTTTAGCATGGGTGCATTCCATGGAAACGGGGTGGCAATTTGGGAGAACGTTTGAATTTTGGAAAACGTTTGTTTGATCTGATTGGCGCCGTCCTGCTTTTGGTGCTGTTTTCACCCGTGTTGTTGGTGACAGCCATTTTGGTGCGCAGTAAACTTGGAACACCTGTCATATTTATACAGCAACGGGCAGGATATCAAGGGAGACCCTTTGCAATCTACAAGTTTCGTTCGATGACAAATCAACGGGATGCAGCGGGAAACTTGTTGCCGGACGCCATGAGATTCACCTCATTCGGAAATTTTCTGCGCAGATCGAGTCTGGACGAATTGCCGCAATTGCTCAATGTGTTGAAAGGGGATTTAAGCTTGGTAGGTCCAAGACCGCTCTTTTTGGAATACTTGCCGCATTATACGGCTGCTCATGCCAGACGATTGGAGGTAAAACCGGGGATCACCGGATGGGCTCAGGTCAATGGCCGAAATTTGCTGACATGGGAAGAAAAATTTCAGCTGGATGTGTGGTATGTCGACAATGCAACGGTCTGGTTGGATTTAAAAATCCTTGCAATGACAGTAAAAAAAGTTCTTGCCAAGGAAGGAATCGATGGACAAAATCATCTGCCCGTTCCTTATTTTGCCGGAAACTTGCCGGAAAACACATCAACCGGGAATTGAAATGAATGGCAGCAGCGAGTGGAACGATTTTTTGCGAGGGGTGACCAGGTTGAAAGAAGCAAGCCGACTGGAACGTGCGAGGGCGAAACGCAGGAGGAGACGGCGCAGGCGATTGCTGACTTTCGCCGGAATCTTTGCAGCAGCAGGGATTCTCGCTGCAGTGGCCGATTGGTATTTGCAGCCGCAGCGTCATTTTCAGCAAGTTCCGATTGTCGGGAGACCTGATACGATCACGCAAACCGATACCCCAACACAAATGGATCGTCCAACATTTCCAAAAGAAACCTCCCCATCCCTATCCGACAACGCACTGCAAAATAGCAATCTGCAAAATAACAAAATACAGAAAGATGATGCAAAAAGTGCTTCATTTAACGTGTTGATTTTAGGAATCGATGCAAGAGCCGGCGAACAAGCTGCCAGAACGGATGTGATCATGGTCGCGCACGTGAATCCAAAGGATACAAGCATTCACCTTGTTTCCATCCCGCGTGATACGCGTGTCTATTTGCCGGGCATCGGCGAAACGAAAATCAATCATGCCCACTTTGTAGGAAATCTGCGAGGCGGAAATCATGCTGGAACGAAAATGGCCATTCAAGCTGTGAGTGATTTTTTACATATTCCGATCAACTATTATGCAAAGATGAATTTCCAAGGGTTTCAGCGCTTTATCGATCAAATTGGCGGAGTGGATGTGACATTTTCACGCACGGTCGGCATTTTCAAAGCTGGAACGCACCATCTAAACGGGGAACAGACATTAATGGCAGTACGTGAACGCTACTCGCTGCCAAATGGCGATTTTGGCCGGCAATTCGATCAATCCCTCGTGCTGCGCTCGATCCTTCGGCAAATGCTTCGCCTGGACAACATTCCAAAGCTGCCTGCCGAAATCAAGGAGATTCGCGCCGATGTGATCGACACGAATTTTACATACAGCGATTTGTTGAGTTTTGCCCTTTTGTACAAGGGCCTGGATAATTCTCATATTCAATACGAGCAAATCCCCGGCCACAACGGAGTGGCAATGGACCCTTTAGTGGGCGCAGAACTCGATTACTGGATTCCCGATCGGAACGCCGTACAGAAAATTTCCCATACATTTTTACAGGACCATTAACCCAAATCAATCGATAAACAAAATCCCTACCCTAATCTTTTCCTTTGCGGAGGGGTTCCGCTTATAAATTTCATGCCCACATGTCACGCAATTGTTGTAAAATTAGTAGATCCATCGGGTTGAACCATTCGTTCACAAAGGAAAAACATTACTTTATTGTGGGAAGGTTAGATTATTTTTATGACTTATAAGTTTTTGTATCCTTTATGTGCCAGTCTTTTCATTCTCAGCGGCTGCGCAAAATATGGCGATTCCAAGCAAGTGCAAACGCCTTCGAAAATAGAGAATCTTCCGATTCACAGCAACCTTTTGCAAAAGTTCCCTGTTAAAACAATTGATCATATCGTAGTTGTCATTGAGGAAAATCATGCAGACAAAGAGATTATCGGCAATCCTTCAGCGCCTTATTTTAATTACTTGGCAAAACACGGGGCCAGTTTTACGAATTATCATGCGATTGAACACCCGAGCCAGCCCAATTATCTTGATATTTTTTCCGGATCGAATCAAGGTGTCAAAAGTGATGCCGTACCGCGTACGAGATTTACAACTGCAAACCTTGCATCCGAACTTC
Above is a window of Fodinisporobacter ferrooxydans DNA encoding:
- a CDS encoding polysaccharide biosynthesis protein yields the protein MYKNDQMQPKQHKILIVGAGDAGVLVAKELQNTKSRMTPVAFVDDDPAKHHRSVFGLPIVGGCGQIIEVVQNLNIDTIVVAIPSASREKISNILNICYQTSATVKILPSVSEWIVGKNTTELIREVSMEDLLGREPIQVNLTEVSGYIAGQTVLVTGAGGSIGSEICRQIAHLAPNTLLLLGHGETSIFQIDLELRNAFPNLSIIPIIADIQNLSAIRQVFHAYGPNVVFHAAAHKHVTLMEMNPLEAIKNNVLGTRNVAQCAHETKGSHFVMISSDKAVNPTSVMGATKRLAELVIQSYNERSETKFSAVRFGNVLGSRGSVIPVFKQQIQKGGPVTVTHPEMVRYFMTIKEAVQLVIQAGALAKGGEIFILDMGRPVKIVDLAKDLIRLSGFRPDIDIPISFTGIRPGEKLFEELLTNEEGISATKHNTIFVSKPSGYCKESTSEFISIFESLSENTYSRKTPEEIKQLIFLYVPELYQTAGSALFDITHTLSM
- a CDS encoding glycosyltransferase family 4 protein; protein product: MKKAAFVASTYRHIQAFHMPYLLLLQRYGYEIHVFAREDEAKRIIRDANVMCHDIPIQRSPFHWENWRAFRELLKRFHAESFDLVHVHTPVAGILGRAAAGLSNVPNVLYTAHGFHFFRGAPLLHWILYYPLEYLMARLTDHLIVINEEDYDLAQRLPVRGQVHYVPGVGLDVASYQLQDGDGARQRLRKELGICKEDFVIVCIAEFTANKNQMQLIHAVRLLKTRGKHVKCLLVGQGETQRQVREQAKRQGLESDVFFLGTRLDIAEILAAADVCALVSLREGLPRSLMEAMACGKPIVATRIRGNRNLVVHEETGFLVTPGNAQETADAMVRLHASPELCATMGRKSKILSKSLDLSVILAKMERIYLS
- a CDS encoding DegT/DnrJ/EryC1/StrS family aminotransferase, producing the protein MRIPLSSPDITELEKDLVMEVLDSGQLGLGPKAKQFEEQLSEYIGSRFAIACNSGTSALHMLIRALGIRDGDEVITTPFSFVASSNCILFERAKPVFIDIDEKTLNMDVTQIENKITERTKAILPVHVFGQPANMDEILKIARKYNLPVLEDACEAIGAKWNGKLAGSFGTAGVFAFYPNKQVTTGEGGIIVTDDEELAAVCYSLRNQGRGNDVQWLSHIRLGFNYRLDEMSAALGTAQMKRIEEILKKRQQVAAMYLEKLRDIPEIILPTIDARAEMSWFVFVIRFIEGIQRNQMMEGLLKRGIGCRPYFTPIHLQPFYVEQFGYQTGDFPVTERVSQSTLALPFYNRLTEQEVDQVIRAIREELQIFR
- a CDS encoding sugar transferase, yielding MGERLNFGKRLFDLIGAVLLLVLFSPVLLVTAILVRSKLGTPVIFIQQRAGYQGRPFAIYKFRSMTNQRDAAGNLLPDAMRFTSFGNFLRRSSLDELPQLLNVLKGDLSLVGPRPLFLEYLPHYTAAHARRLEVKPGITGWAQVNGRNLLTWEEKFQLDVWYVDNATVWLDLKILAMTVKKVLAKEGIDGQNHLPVPYFAGNLPENTSTGN
- a CDS encoding LCP family protein, yielding MDKIICPFLILPETCRKTHQPGIEMNGSSEWNDFLRGVTRLKEASRLERARAKRRRRRRRRLLTFAGIFAAAGILAAVADWYLQPQRHFQQVPIVGRPDTITQTDTPTQMDRPTFPKETSPSLSDNALQNSNLQNNKIQKDDAKSASFNVLILGIDARAGEQAARTDVIMVAHVNPKDTSIHLVSIPRDTRVYLPGIGETKINHAHFVGNLRGGNHAGTKMAIQAVSDFLHIPINYYAKMNFQGFQRFIDQIGGVDVTFSRTVGIFKAGTHHLNGEQTLMAVRERYSLPNGDFGRQFDQSLVLRSILRQMLRLDNIPKLPAEIKEIRADVIDTNFTYSDLLSFALLYKGLDNSHIQYEQIPGHNGVAMDPLVGAELDYWIPDRNAVQKISHTFLQDH